A section of the Parasteatoda tepidariorum isolate YZ-2023 chromosome 6, CAS_Ptep_4.0, whole genome shotgun sequence genome encodes:
- the LOC139425766 gene encoding testis-expressed protein 9-like, which translates to MEKREPLVEKVIDKQSLKSGENFWRPQLRRLKEEVHSLNSQSSEKDKIIEGLKKELKEVEVRKAELKRENLQCLQKIDKLEKSLKENSSKVGQTAEELNASSSLIENLKERNKKLTSTKMFLEKEVSKNSSLFEKVNDELQELKKNFSDLQEIHQSKVKETHVEMQNKNKEIKELCIAVRKQMQLIHNLKRQIIHIKVGIAKEFTEKEVMKAIDKW; encoded by the coding sequence ATGGAGAAAAGAGAACCTTTGGttgaaaaagttattgataAACAATCTTTGAAATCAGGTGAAAACTTTTGGAGGCCTCAATTAAGACGTTTAAAAGAAGAAGTGCATTCCTTAAACTCGCAATCttcagaaaaagataaaatcatagagggtttaaaaaaagaattaaaagaagtaGAAGTTCGCAAAGCAGAGTTAAAACGAGAAAATCTGCAATGCCTTCAGAAGATTGATAAActagaaaaaagtttgaaagaaaattccTCAAAGGTTGGACAAACAGCAGAAGAGCTGAACGCGTCGTCATCTTtgattgaaaacttaaaagaacgaaataaaaaattaactagtacgaaaatgtttttagaaaaagaggTTTCCAAGAATTCTTCCctgtttgaaaaagtaaatgatgAGCTAcaagaattgaaaaagaattttagcgATTTGCAAGAAATTCATCAGAGTAAAGTTAAAGAGACGCATGTTGAAATgcagaataaaaacaaagaaatcaaGGAACTATGCATTGCTGTGAGAAAACAAATGCAATTAATTCATAACTTGAAGAGGCAGATAATTCATATAAAAGTAGGAATAGCAAAGGAGTTCACGGAAAAAGAAGTTATGAAGGCTATTGATAAGTGGTAA